A single Anatilimnocola floriformis DNA region contains:
- a CDS encoding HK97 family phage prohead protease, which produces MGYDINNESAALKWLTTEETPILRSEGEKQFIEGYAVLFYDKANPGSEYHLGGNCYERVNADSFDECLLRGDNVVSWVDHNKDWQLGETKDATLFLRKDPKGIHYSIPIDPTYVDHVKAVQYQRRGKLKGSSFKAMVRSIVKRDGDKYIRTLTKATQLYELGPVFQPCYPGTSAELLLRAEVDAAERTRQQIDRWKEISQRIAK; this is translated from the coding sequence ATGGGATACGACATCAATAATGAATCAGCTGCCCTAAAGTGGTTGACAACGGAAGAGACACCTATCCTTCGCTCCGAAGGAGAGAAGCAATTCATCGAAGGTTACGCAGTCTTGTTCTATGACAAAGCTAACCCCGGCTCCGAATATCATCTTGGCGGCAACTGCTATGAAAGGGTGAATGCGGACTCATTCGATGAATGTCTTCTGCGTGGTGATAATGTTGTTTCATGGGTTGACCACAACAAAGATTGGCAACTCGGCGAAACTAAGGATGCCACGCTCTTTCTCAGGAAAGATCCAAAAGGAATCCATTACTCGATTCCAATTGATCCAACCTACGTTGACCATGTCAAAGCAGTGCAATATCAGCGGCGTGGAAAACTCAAAGGCTCCAGCTTTAAAGCTATGGTCCGCTCCATTGTAAAGCGGGATGGTGACAAATATATCAGGACGTTGACCAAAGCCACACAACTCTATGAACTTGGCCCGGTGTTTCAGCCATGCTATCCCGGCACTTCGGCTGAATTGTTGCTGCGTGCGGAAGTAGACGCAGCGGAAAGAACTCGACAACAGATAGACCGTTGGAAAGAAATATCACAACGGATTGCTAAATAA
- a CDS encoding DUF1559 family PulG-like putative transporter: MHKWLSVFLFLIPTILTAQESPLAPVAPLLDSQTCAVLRVDLGKIDAAAALQFLANVVGEGHAADEIKATAPKAQGFLATLREYGAQDAYVILSLADFPESPPPIVLTLKPAASNEDLLATHLKPLTVAPYDHRLRQKNLLIFGSARTIERVRENKPVERPDLAAAMTNVASAPVQIAAAIPADVQRVVRELVGKLPPEVGGGQGQDLLDALQWMSVALEPPPKLSLKWTIQSKTEAAAAGLRPRILAGINLAGDQAKLKELMPDFAELAIRLTPAVKGDRLELNLAGADIEPLVKQLQAGPLKLMRSAAGQAQSMNNLKQIALAMHNYADANGKFPGAASLSKDGKPLLSWRVHILPFVEQEALFKEFHLDEPWDSEHNRKLIPFMPEIYLDPVHPEIAVVGKTIYAVPVGEKSAFSVPGGIKFASIVDGTSNTIMTVTLPAESAVIWTKPDDWNFDPKDPAAGLLDGKRTKFLTAFCDGSVRTLPATIDRKDLRRLVQMNDGEVIDNRY, encoded by the coding sequence ATGCACAAGTGGCTCTCTGTTTTCCTGTTCCTGATACCGACGATTCTTACAGCGCAAGAATCACCGCTCGCTCCCGTGGCTCCACTGCTCGATTCCCAGACCTGCGCTGTATTGCGAGTGGACCTCGGCAAGATCGATGCCGCCGCTGCGCTGCAGTTCTTAGCCAATGTTGTCGGCGAAGGTCATGCCGCCGACGAGATCAAAGCGACTGCTCCGAAGGCGCAAGGCTTTCTCGCCACGTTGCGGGAGTATGGTGCCCAAGACGCCTATGTCATCCTCAGCCTGGCCGACTTTCCAGAGAGTCCGCCGCCGATCGTACTCACCCTTAAGCCGGCAGCCAGCAATGAGGATTTACTTGCCACGCATCTCAAGCCACTGACGGTTGCCCCTTACGATCATCGACTGCGACAGAAGAACCTGCTCATCTTCGGTTCGGCGCGCACGATCGAACGCGTGCGCGAAAACAAGCCGGTCGAACGTCCCGACCTGGCAGCCGCGATGACAAACGTGGCCAGCGCGCCCGTGCAAATTGCCGCGGCCATTCCCGCCGATGTGCAGCGTGTAGTACGTGAACTTGTCGGCAAGCTGCCGCCCGAAGTTGGTGGTGGACAAGGACAGGATCTGCTCGATGCTTTGCAATGGATGAGCGTCGCGCTCGAGCCGCCGCCGAAGCTGAGTTTGAAATGGACCATTCAATCGAAGACCGAAGCGGCTGCTGCCGGATTGCGGCCACGGATTCTCGCCGGCATCAACCTGGCCGGCGACCAGGCGAAGCTGAAAGAGCTGATGCCCGATTTCGCCGAACTCGCCATCCGACTGACTCCAGCCGTGAAAGGCGATCGCCTGGAACTGAATCTCGCTGGCGCCGACATCGAGCCCCTCGTCAAGCAGCTGCAAGCCGGACCGCTCAAGCTCATGCGATCAGCGGCGGGCCAGGCGCAATCGATGAACAACTTGAAGCAGATCGCGCTGGCGATGCATAACTATGCCGATGCCAACGGCAAGTTCCCCGGTGCGGCGTCGCTGAGCAAAGACGGCAAGCCGCTACTCTCCTGGCGAGTTCACATTCTGCCTTTCGTTGAACAGGAGGCGCTGTTCAAGGAGTTTCACCTCGACGAGCCATGGGACAGCGAACACAACCGCAAACTGATCCCCTTCATGCCGGAGATTTATCTCGATCCCGTGCATCCAGAGATCGCCGTAGTAGGCAAAACAATCTACGCCGTGCCGGTCGGCGAGAAGTCGGCGTTCTCGGTTCCGGGAGGCATCAAGTTTGCGAGCATTGTCGACGGCACGAGCAACACGATCATGACCGTCACGCTACCCGCCGAGTCTGCCGTGATCTGGACCAAGCCCGACGATTGGAACTTCGATCCCAAAGATCCTGCGGCTGGTTTGCTCGACGGCAAACGAACAAAGTTCCTCACCGCATTTTGCGACGGCAGCGTCCGCACACTCCCTGCGACGATCGATCGCAAAGATCTCCGCCGCCTGGTGCAAATGAACGACGGCGAAGTGATTGATAACCGTTACTAA
- a CDS encoding RNA polymerase sigma factor has translation MNPAADPEYLGRLLDEHGGVLSLYASQWTDAADDCVQEALLELVRQRELPANVPAWLFRVTRNRAIARARARQRRKRHETAASRDVAFEVKGREPEWSTADVTAALEQIDGDLREVVVARVWGNLGFEEIAELIGTSLSTAHRRYEAGLQALRTQLGVPWTAKK, from the coding sequence ATGAACCCCGCTGCCGATCCGGAATATCTTGGTCGCTTGCTGGACGAGCATGGGGGAGTGTTGTCGCTGTACGCCAGCCAGTGGACCGACGCCGCCGACGATTGCGTGCAAGAAGCACTGCTGGAACTCGTTCGCCAGCGTGAGTTGCCTGCGAATGTGCCAGCTTGGCTGTTTCGCGTCACTCGCAATCGGGCGATCGCGCGAGCCCGCGCCCGGCAGCGCCGCAAACGACACGAGACTGCGGCCAGCCGCGATGTCGCCTTCGAGGTCAAAGGCCGCGAACCGGAATGGTCGACCGCCGATGTCACGGCTGCCCTTGAGCAGATCGATGGCGATCTGCGGGAAGTGGTGGTCGCGCGCGTCTGGGGAAATCTGGGATTCGAGGAAATCGCTGAGTTGATCGGCACGAGTTTGAGCACTGCACATCGACGTTACGAAGCGGGGCTGCAAGCTCTGCGCACACAATTGGGTGTTCCATGGACAGCAAAGAAATAA
- a CDS encoding sterol desaturase family protein — translation MTLLIEFAIIFAIVLVLGYLAPAGAYYWLFHVHAEDRHLDPIQHRRPTAKDIRREVQLSISTVVIFSVMATALYELYKAGYTNIYWNLRDYPYGFLFVSVFAALAVHDTWFYWTHRFMHWRPVFKYTHLGHHRSVSPTPWAIYAFQPAEAFLQFLGIAVVIMIVPLHPLGMLLFFWIDAQVNTAGHTGYELVPRFIRQSPWFQGCNTVTHHDLHHTHPNKNFGSFFNVWDRWMGTYLPDEAAENHGVVKPVPAEVAEHDRKTAKPSRSFREQLGGLVPQLFAERQSRSDHRTA, via the coding sequence ATGACGCTTCTAATTGAGTTCGCGATAATCTTCGCGATCGTGCTCGTTCTGGGCTATTTGGCACCAGCGGGCGCGTACTACTGGCTGTTTCACGTTCACGCCGAAGACCGTCACCTCGACCCGATCCAACATCGGCGCCCGACGGCGAAAGACATCCGCCGCGAAGTGCAACTCTCGATCAGCACGGTTGTGATCTTTTCGGTGATGGCCACGGCTCTCTACGAACTTTACAAAGCGGGCTACACAAACATCTATTGGAATCTGCGTGATTACCCGTACGGGTTCTTGTTTGTGAGTGTATTCGCAGCACTCGCAGTTCATGACACTTGGTTTTACTGGACGCACCGCTTCATGCACTGGCGGCCCGTCTTCAAGTACACGCACTTGGGCCACCATCGCTCGGTGAGTCCCACGCCCTGGGCGATCTATGCGTTTCAACCTGCCGAAGCGTTCCTGCAATTTTTGGGAATTGCCGTCGTCATCATGATTGTGCCGCTCCATCCGCTGGGAATGCTTCTCTTCTTTTGGATCGACGCGCAGGTGAACACGGCAGGCCATACCGGCTATGAACTCGTGCCGCGATTCATCAGGCAAAGCCCTTGGTTTCAGGGCTGCAATACGGTCACGCATCACGATCTGCACCACACCCACCCCAACAAAAACTTCGGTTCGTTCTTCAACGTGTGGGATCGCTGGATGGGAACCTATCTGCCAGACGAAGCGGCGGAAAATCACGGCGTCGTTAAACCAGTTCCAGCGGAAGTGGCCGAACACGACCGAAAGACAGCCAAGCCGTCGCGATCATTCCGCGAACAACTGGGCGGTTTGGTTCCGCAACTTTTTGCCGAGCGGCAATCGCGGTCGGACCATCGCACTGCCTAA
- a CDS encoding PQQ-like beta-propeller repeat protein: MKRSPFLWAWTLLFTIIGASIAADLPWPRWRGPQDNGNVTEGEYPDNLLDQKSVAWKIKLSGIGCSTPALLPNRIYLTGPVDGQNGVIALDWQGKEQWRTKLAGERRGKHRNGSAANSSPVTDGNLLFTYFKSGELAALDLSGKILWTTNLQDRFAKDTLYWDIGTSPVLTEKAVVVAVMHTGESYLAAFEKASGELLWKVSRNYKTPVEGDHSYATPIVIRRDGEEQILVWGAEHLTIHSTADGSKLFECGGFNPDKKGNWVQVASPIIAGEMAVVPYGRGAKIAGVKLTGSGDVTETNRIWTRDDLGSFVPSPAADQSKVYVVRDEGEVVCLDIKTGETLWTDRFPKNRNKYYASPLLAAGKLYAPREDGVVFVADIRDGFKLLTENDMGERIIASPVAVAGNLLIRGEENLTCLRKAAAP; encoded by the coding sequence ATGAAGCGATCTCCCTTTCTCTGGGCTTGGACTTTACTCTTCACGATTATCGGCGCTTCCATTGCCGCCGATTTGCCTTGGCCGCGCTGGCGAGGGCCGCAAGACAACGGGAATGTCACTGAGGGTGAATATCCAGACAACCTGCTCGATCAAAAGTCGGTCGCTTGGAAAATAAAGCTTTCGGGCATCGGCTGCTCGACCCCGGCCCTACTGCCGAACCGCATTTATTTGACCGGCCCCGTCGATGGTCAGAACGGCGTGATCGCGCTCGATTGGCAGGGCAAGGAACAATGGCGAACGAAGCTCGCCGGAGAACGCCGCGGCAAACATCGCAACGGCTCGGCCGCAAATTCGTCACCGGTGACCGATGGCAATTTGCTATTCACTTATTTCAAGAGCGGCGAACTCGCGGCGCTCGATCTGAGCGGCAAGATTTTATGGACCACGAATCTGCAGGATCGGTTTGCCAAAGATACCCTCTATTGGGATATCGGCACCTCGCCGGTGCTCACCGAGAAAGCGGTCGTCGTCGCCGTGATGCATACCGGCGAGTCGTATCTCGCCGCGTTTGAAAAAGCCAGCGGCGAGCTTCTCTGGAAGGTTTCGCGCAACTACAAAACGCCCGTTGAAGGTGATCACAGCTATGCCACGCCCATCGTCATTCGTCGCGACGGCGAAGAGCAGATTCTGGTGTGGGGTGCCGAGCATCTGACGATTCACTCGACGGCCGATGGCAGCAAGCTCTTCGAATGCGGCGGTTTCAATCCCGATAAGAAGGGAAATTGGGTGCAGGTTGCATCGCCGATTATCGCTGGCGAGATGGCCGTCGTTCCCTACGGCCGCGGCGCAAAGATCGCCGGCGTCAAACTGACCGGCAGCGGCGACGTGACGGAAACGAACCGCATTTGGACCCGCGATGACCTCGGCTCGTTTGTACCGTCGCCAGCGGCAGATCAAAGCAAGGTCTACGTGGTGCGTGACGAAGGTGAAGTTGTGTGCCTCGACATCAAAACCGGCGAAACGCTCTGGACCGATCGCTTCCCGAAGAATCGCAACAAGTACTACGCCTCGCCACTGCTCGCCGCCGGCAAGCTCTACGCGCCACGCGAAGATGGCGTCGTATTCGTCGCCGATATTCGCGACGGCTTTAAGCTACTAACTGAAAACGACATGGGTGAGCGAATCATTGCTTCGCCGGTGGCGGTCGCAGGAAATCTCCTGATTCGTGGCGAAGAAAATCTCACTTGCCTGCGCAAAGCAGCAGCTCCCTAG
- a CDS encoding PIG-L deacetylase family protein has product MNRLILTIVCTLSALLFVTNAKAQSITAETVASKVQPPATDGKLRIIVFGAHPDDAEFKAGGTASLWAKQGHHVKLVSVTNGDIGHWQMAGGPLAKRRTAEANAANAKFGSTSQVLDIHDGELLPTLEHRQTICRLIRDWRADIVIAHRPWDYHPDHRYVGVLVQDAAFMVTVPFFCPDTLPLKNNPVFLYSSDGFLKPYAFRPDVVVALDDIFDQKLAGLHELTSQVYEGGASGSEEFVSKVPPERDVAGRKAWLREKWEDRQSREADKFRDQLVKLYGEERGKKVRFAEAFELCEYGRRPTPEELKKLFPFFD; this is encoded by the coding sequence ATGAATAGACTTATTCTCACGATCGTTTGCACCCTTTCCGCGTTGTTGTTCGTCACCAACGCGAAGGCGCAATCCATCACTGCCGAGACCGTGGCTTCCAAGGTTCAACCGCCGGCCACCGATGGCAAGCTGCGGATCATCGTCTTCGGCGCGCACCCCGACGACGCCGAGTTCAAAGCCGGCGGCACGGCATCTTTGTGGGCGAAGCAGGGGCATCACGTCAAACTCGTCTCCGTCACGAACGGCGATATTGGTCATTGGCAAATGGCCGGCGGCCCGCTCGCCAAACGTCGCACGGCGGAGGCCAATGCTGCGAACGCCAAGTTCGGCAGCACCAGTCAGGTGCTCGACATTCACGACGGCGAATTGCTGCCGACGCTGGAACATCGCCAGACGATCTGCCGCTTGATTCGCGACTGGCGAGCCGACATCGTGATTGCGCATCGGCCGTGGGACTACCATCCCGATCACCGCTATGTCGGCGTGCTCGTGCAGGACGCGGCGTTCATGGTCACCGTGCCGTTCTTCTGCCCCGATACTCTGCCGCTGAAGAATAATCCGGTCTTCCTTTATTCAAGTGATGGTTTTCTCAAGCCCTACGCCTTTCGCCCCGATGTCGTTGTGGCCCTGGATGATATCTTCGATCAAAAGCTCGCAGGGCTGCATGAGTTGACCTCTCAAGTTTACGAAGGAGGCGCTAGTGGCAGCGAAGAGTTCGTCAGCAAAGTTCCTCCCGAGCGCGACGTTGCCGGTCGCAAAGCATGGCTCCGCGAAAAGTGGGAAGACCGCCAAAGTCGCGAAGCCGATAAATTTCGCGATCAACTTGTCAAACTCTACGGCGAAGAACGGGGTAAAAAGGTTCGCTTTGCCGAAGCCTTCGAATTGTGCGAATATGGTCGGCGGCCCACGCCCGAAGAACTCAAGAAACTGTTTCCCTTTTTCGACTAG
- a CDS encoding sulfatase family protein: MRLPVWFFFALVLCTASTRAEDAPAKTHRPNILWFIVDDMSANFACYGEKTVATPHVDRLAREGTKFDNAFVTAPVCSPCRSALITGMYQTTIGAHHHRSGRGVEKINLPTGVQPLPVLFQQAGYYTCIGSGLANVNRSGEAPKKKQAAAATALGKTDYNFEYDEKMYNSADWSGRKEGQPFFMQVQLAGGKLRGNNSASCQKLAERAKTEFGAATDPEKVTLPVYYPRDPVLLEDWAAYLDAVRFTDDHVGKVLARLEKEGLLEQTLVIFMTDHGVSHARGKQFLYNEGTHVPLVIRGPGVAAGKVRGDLVQHIDLAAISLAAAGIAIPAKMQAKNILAADYQPRDAVFAARDRCDETVERLRSVRTERFLYIRNGYPQRPHLQPNAYKEGKAILQRLRAMHEEKSLTELQEKLLFSPTRPAEELYDWQADPQQVHNLASDPNHAGMLEKLRARLDRWIEETGDQGQRPEAESRYDSDMAEYLGKGNPVVEKNIALMKQWAKEGK; the protein is encoded by the coding sequence ATGCGACTTCCCGTTTGGTTCTTCTTCGCCCTCGTTCTGTGCACGGCGAGCACTCGTGCCGAAGATGCGCCAGCTAAAACCCATCGCCCCAACATTCTCTGGTTCATCGTCGACGACATGTCGGCGAACTTTGCCTGCTACGGCGAAAAAACAGTCGCCACGCCGCACGTCGATCGGCTGGCTCGCGAAGGAACCAAGTTTGACAACGCCTTCGTCACCGCGCCGGTTTGTTCGCCCTGTCGCTCGGCGCTGATCACCGGCATGTATCAAACGACGATCGGCGCGCATCATCATCGCAGTGGCCGCGGCGTAGAGAAAATCAATCTGCCCACCGGTGTGCAACCGCTTCCGGTGTTGTTTCAGCAAGCCGGCTACTACACCTGCATCGGCAGCGGATTGGCCAATGTCAATCGCAGCGGCGAAGCGCCAAAGAAGAAGCAAGCTGCCGCGGCGACGGCTTTGGGAAAGACCGATTACAACTTCGAGTACGACGAGAAGATGTACAACTCGGCCGATTGGTCGGGGCGCAAGGAAGGTCAGCCATTTTTCATGCAGGTGCAACTGGCCGGCGGCAAGCTTCGCGGCAACAATTCGGCCAGCTGCCAAAAACTAGCTGAGCGTGCCAAGACGGAGTTTGGCGCGGCAACCGATCCAGAAAAAGTAACGCTCCCTGTCTATTACCCGCGTGATCCCGTGCTACTCGAAGATTGGGCCGCGTACCTTGACGCGGTTCGCTTCACAGACGATCACGTTGGCAAAGTGCTGGCTCGCCTCGAGAAGGAAGGGCTGCTCGAGCAAACGCTTGTCATTTTCATGACCGATCACGGCGTGAGTCACGCCCGCGGCAAGCAGTTTCTCTACAACGAGGGAACGCACGTGCCGTTAGTGATTCGCGGGCCCGGAGTCGCAGCGGGAAAAGTTCGCGGTGACTTGGTTCAGCACATCGATCTCGCAGCCATTTCGCTCGCCGCCGCGGGCATTGCAATTCCCGCGAAGATGCAAGCGAAAAATATTCTCGCCGCTGACTACCAACCGCGCGACGCCGTCTTCGCCGCCCGCGATCGTTGCGATGAAACGGTCGAGCGACTTCGCAGCGTACGGACCGAGCGTTTCCTCTACATTCGCAACGGCTATCCGCAGCGGCCTCATCTCCAGCCGAATGCATACAAGGAAGGAAAGGCGATCTTGCAGCGATTGCGCGCGATGCACGAGGAGAAGTCGCTGACTGAACTCCAAGAAAAGTTGCTCTTCTCGCCAACGCGCCCCGCCGAAGAACTGTACGATTGGCAGGCCGATCCGCAGCAAGTGCATAACCTGGCCAGCGATCCGAATCACGCGGGCATGCTGGAAAAGTTGCGTGCGCGTCTTGACCGCTGGATCGAAGAAACGGGCGACCAAGGTCAGCGACCAGAAGCCGAATCGCGTTACGATAGCGACATGGCAGAATACCTCGGCAAGGGAAATCCCGTTGTCGAAAAGAACATCGCGCTCATGAAGCAGTGGGCGAAAGAAGGAAAGTAA